The Amblyomma americanum isolate KBUSLIRL-KWMA chromosome 11, ASM5285725v1, whole genome shotgun sequence genome includes the window caaacaaagggtccccagaaaaactgtccataattcgagtcgtcaTATTAACGGTTTCGTAATAACGGAGCACGACTGTATTCGGAAACTTCCAATGGCGAATCCAATACCCTGCTATTCATTTCGCTGAACGAATCGAAAATATGTTCAGAATTATTCGGCACCAATGGAATCCGTTCCCCACTTTTCGAGCAATTGGCACGCAGTTCGGGCAGGGCATGCCGTGGTGTTCTCCGACAACAGCTTCAAAAAATTACCGGGGGCACATGGAACTTGCGTGGCAGTAACGGGAAACCATTGCAGTTCTATTCCAATTTTACTCCAATGCTATTATAATGCTATCCCATTGTATCCCAATTCTATTTCAATTATGTTTCAGTTGGGTTCCAATTCCACTCTAATTTCATTATTTTGTGGTTGGTGCAGTTGTAGGGCACTGAGGACAACGCCgtgcaattattgttctcagcAAAAATTCATTGTTCTTTCTGGGTATGTCGATCGACGTTTGTCGGGCAGTAAAAGAGGCATTTATCGCCGATCAATCATTTTCCCGTCAGTCGAGTCAAACTCGTGCCGTCCGTGCCAAAAGGGTACGAGTGGCCAcccttttgaagtgaatggcagtgtagtgtatagcctctgagatccgcgtAGAGAAATCGGTGTCCACGCATGCATttcacttgcgaaatcggccggtggtggCGCGACATCCGTGTTTTAATTGGTCTTCTATATTTATAAGCTATAACTTATAAAAGTTATTTTGGTCAGTGTGTTTCTTTGCAATTAGAACGCGGTATAACCCTGTCGAGAGACTAACTTCTCTTTGCCCTTAATGTCCTtataacgcgcgctgacatcgaacagcacattTTGCCTTCATTAACCGGGATTCTATCCTGTGACCttcagatcagtagccgaacgccaacgccactgagccaccgcagcgggattTGGTAAGTGAAACACGAATCGAGCTATTCGCTCACCAGGGTTGCACCTACTCTGGCGCCACGGCATTACAGAAATGCATAGATAAGGAACACTCGTTTAGCCCTTTGCTATGGTTTATTACAACCCACTATATGAGTGCAAATGATGAGAAGCCTTGTGCTGTGCACACTGAATTCCACCGATCAACCGTTAAACCAGCTGTTTCTTTTTTAACCGACAATCTCTGTTTTCCGCCTACTTCAATGAATCGTCATTGGGTTGAAATTTGTCCAGGCATCTGTAACAAGCCCTCTCGATGTCGTCGAAGAGCCTGCCCAGAATGCCCACCACCGTAATGACTGCCTTCAAGAATGGACGGGCAATACGGCCCGCTACACCAAGTGTAGATGGTCGCTGGCCACTCCGTGTACCCTTCGCGGCGTCTTTCACCCTACTTCCTATCTTCAGGAGTTCTTCTACAGTGTAGACTTTCCGATCTCCCGCTCTTCCTGAATTTCGCGATGCGTCTTCCACTTTGTCCGCCAGAACTTCGATGCGCATTCGTCCCCCCTTGGAATCGGTCGCGTCGGCCAGCGCTGAGTTGAGGCGCCTGATGGCTTCTTTGTTGCTGGAGCTGATGTCGCTGCCTTCGGGCGTCTTCGAGCTGGCCACCACCGCTGCCTTGGCTGTCTCCAAGTCGACGTCGTTGAGGCGCTTGTAGCGAGACACCTCGAGCATCTGCAGCCAGCGCGGACACGCCTTGGATCGGGAGTCGTGATCCCGGCCGCAGTTGAGACAACGCAGCCGGGGCGCCGGGCACAGTGACGTGTCGTGGGCCGCTCCGCATCGTCGGCACGCGTACGGCTTTCGACAGACGGCGGCCACATGTCCAATGCCGCCGCACAGCCTGCAGCGAGGCGGCCGGTCGACGTAAAGCTTCACCCGGTACTGGACGAACCCTATGATCACGCGCTCCGGAATCCTGCACGAGGCGAAGATCATGATGGCCGGACTCGGAGGGCTCGGGATGCGGACACTAAGGACGGGCACCGTAGAACGCACGCAGGCCTCGATATCCGTGGCTGTCATGCCCGGTTGGATGCCGTACACGACGCCGACGGCCTTGAACGAGCTCCGGGGCTCCTGCACTTCGACGGGCACCCCGCACAGACGCCGGAGGCCCATCAGTGTGGCCGTGACCTCGGGCTTGAGCGTGTCCACGGCGAACAGGTTGAGCTTCCAGTTGAGGCGGACGCTGCGTATGCCGTCGGGCACGATCGAGTCGAGCTCCCTCGAGACCTGGATGGCGTTGAGGTTCCTCACCTGCGTGACTCGGTCGATGGGCATGATGAGGGCAATGTTGCCCACGGCGATGCGGGTCTTGCCCGTGGTGTATGGCTCACACCGGAGCGAGGGGAACACGTCGTCTTGTGGACTGGGGCATTGAGGCCCGCGGTAATATGTCGGAAAGCGTCGGCTCCACGGGGACGGGAAGTCTGTGTGGTAGCTGGGTCCCAAGTAGCTATCGTGGGCGTCTTGGTTCACCAGGCGTTGCATTCTGTCGGCGAGCGACTCGCCTGAGGTTTGTTCCTGGTCGGTGCTGTTCCCTTGCTGGGGCCAGCGGAAACCTTCGTCTGCCTGTGTGCCGTTACGCTGATAACTGTCGTTACGAGTCGCGGTTGTTTCGGAGACTGTACCCATGTTCGCACTGACATCACCGACGGATGCTCGCGCTTCTGCGAGTGAAGCCAACTGGGGATCAGACGTGACGCATGGCTTCACTTGCGCTGTTGGCTTCTGGGCGCTTTTCTCGGGCCCGACGACACTACCCGACTTACTCCTGACCTGCTTCTTGATCCCTCGGCGTTTGAGTGATTTAGAATGCTTACGCGGCATGGTCTTTGCACGGAGAGTGTTTCTGCGGCACAACGCTTTGTATTTGTGAACTGGAAACCTTTAGCGCGTCTCTTCTTTGGGAAATGCAAGAGCCCGACTGATCTCAACGCAGGGTCGGGGCAGGTCTCTCTCATTGTGTTGTCTTTGACGTTGTGTACGACTGGCAAAGGTGTCTAAAATCTTCTCGTGGCAGAGTGGCGAGCAGCCCTTTCAGTTGGAATTAATGACTCACGTCCAAGAACTGACGGCTTCTTTCTATGCAGTCTCAGACTGATTTGTGCCGCTGGATCCATGAGCTCAGGAACGTATCGAAGTGACTGCCACAGCTCTTGCACAAGCAGATTTCAGTCACGATACCTAAAATTTCTAGTGAAGCGCAGTACCTGTTAGCAAGTTTTGTGATACTGTGAACCATTTGCGGCAACGCATGAATTCATTTTACTGGGAACGGCATTGGAAACTTGGGAAACACTTAATTTCATTACGTGTTGAGAATAAGATAGCATAGAAGCCCTTTATGCATCATACCAAGGGATTCTAATCGCATTTTCCCGCCATTTCCGCTCCTGGCCGGCTCTTCTCGCCGTTTATCCCGCCCTTTCTGATTTTCCGCTGTTTTCCCGCTTTTTCTTTTCGGGTGACAACGTCGCCTGTGACGCCAGACCTattcgaccaatcagcgaattttatgaaGGACGCTGCTTTTTTTTCGATGTGgtttctaatgctatcgcgttagaaCGCTGTTTGAACAGCGTACGATGCATTCAAACAATTCGCAAAAATATTCTAACCATTCGAGAAGCATAAACGCTAACATGATGGTCCGTTCACACTAGGGCGTCTGGCTGCTAAAAGTGAGCGAAATCCGTCGCCGCGAAGATACTTCACTGCTCGCACTTGGGCGCGCGACTGCAGGGTTGCAGGAGAAGTTGACAGGGTGAGGAGGTGAGCGAAGTCTTCTCCTAGAATTTGTATTAGCTGGCGCATTCCTATTTGGACCACTATGCCTTGTATAAGTTGGGTTATGTGGGCATAAAATAATAAATGATAAGGGGAAGGAGGCAgctcacaataaagcccgaggttttgTCAACTAGGCAAGGAGCTCGCCTTTTCATCCGGGATTTACGAGAGACGGCATGACCTCTTTTCATGACATTACCCACCATTACAACTTGGGCAGGCGAGTTTATCCCCCTCCGGCTAAAACGCTGTCCAAAGCACAAGAAACCACGTGGAGACTGCTTCAAATGCGCTCCCTCACGAACCCCGCGCAACTGCCACGGATGTACCCCTCGCAATACGAACCCGAATGTTTCCGCTGTGGCGAACGTGCCACTTACGACCACATCTTTTGGGTTTGTAAGGAAGAACCGCCTCCGGCGGAGCTAGTACAAatcccttctctcgagcggtgggaggctgtgttggccagctcagacctgAAGAGGCAAGTCCGGGCCGTCGAGTGGGCCAACCAGGTCGCAACAGTCATGGACTAACGGCCGCCTAACACGGCCCTCCGTGTTAGGTGGCCGAAGCgttggccttgtggtagagcatccgcctcgcatttgggtggtgctgggttcgatcccctgtaCCACCGGGtaccaccggttttctaatgggtaaaGATTTTCGCCGGCCTGGTGCTCGtctcttctggggtgagatgcttgagaaaagggtcttgaccacagttgccttaACGGATCAGAGAGAATTAAGTTCCGCCGTCaaaaccctaaatccgcctcgtgcagtagaagcccaacttgtgcccccccccccctttttttaacatatctctgatccgtcaaggctaCTGTTTGGTACagggcccttttcccaagcatatcaccccagaaaagccgagcatcaggccggGGTAAATcctgtacccattaaaaaaccggtgggtacccggcggccctggggatcgaacccagcacctaccGAATGCGGGGCGTAAGCCCCACTCCAATAATTTTGAATGGAATTCCGCATCATTATGTCACACAGTTATGTCACAGTCCTTTGATCACAAACTTGGGTGCTCGAGAACAGCTATACCTGTGCGTAATGGTGCGGTCGACCCTTATATAAAGCTGATAAAATATCCATAGACAACTCCTACTGACTAGTTTATAGCCAATACAAATCTTATAAACAGTGCATTGATAAAGGATTAGACATGTTGCCATGCACTCCTAGCAGACTTGTGTATAGAATATGAACAGACAAAGTGAAATGTCCATGGGAAGGGAACAAAGTATATAAGAaagctatagacagtctacagaccatAACTATAAGGGTTACACATTTAAATTAGTGCGACACACGCGACGAGGATGGTTGGAGAAGACGCTATGAGCCCTGACGATACAAATTCAGTGTTGAAGGTGCTCAGCGTGTCCTCATCCCTCGTCCTTATCTCGTGCATCACGCTGAAGTTTTGCAAAGTGTTAGATCATTTTTCCCCAGAGAAACGACGCACACTATACGACTACACGCATTTTTTTAATCATTGGAACTGCCGCCCTTTCGCGCTACTTATGCTTTGGAAATCGTCGTCTTCATTCACTTTCAACCACTCCACCTTGTTTTCAACCTTGCGCGATACAGTCCAAACGCAAGAGCATGCGACCGAAGTTTGAACGCGTGTCCGATTTGAAGCCTACGCTTGATGTTACTCGATCAACTCACAGATTCCaaagaggcatgccgtaactacattaACGGCAGAATAGGTCATAGAGCGCTCCAAATACTCCTCCGCGCAGGATCCAAAGATCACattagacacaccattttctgcataccgggacacaccgagatagaaggcgaccaaagggtcgatagagtcgctctcgagtacactaaccgagcactctagaacgaagacccggaggacttcttgagggtaatcccgatgtactccgacattctaaattattgCAGAGGGGcgagactaaagtatcctcctTCCCGCAACAAATTgaatcaacaagaagcagtttactggagaaagctgcaaaccggaaccttcctCAATTTACACATCTTtgcaaaatgttcccgaaccaatacagggacatctgcccatggtgcggtgaAATGCCCAC containing:
- the LOC144110558 gene encoding uncharacterized protein LOC144110558, encoding MPRKHSKSLKRRGIKKQVRSKSGSVVGPEKSAQKPTAQVKPCVTSDPQLASLAEARASVGDVSANMGTVSETTATRNDSYQRNGTQADEGFRWPQQGNSTDQEQTSGESLADRMQRLVNQDAHDSYLGPSYHTDFPSPWSRRFPTYYRGPQCPSPQDDVFPSLRCEPYTTGKTRIAVGNIALIMPIDRVTQVRNLNAIQVSRELDSIVPDGIRSVRLNWKLNLFAVDTLKPEVTATLMGLRRLCGVPVEVQEPRSSFKAVGVVYGIQPGMTATDIEACVRSTVPVLSVRIPSPPSPAIMIFASCRIPERVIIGFVQYRVKLYVDRPPRCRLCGGIGHVAAVCRKPYACRRCGAAHDTSLCPAPRLRCLNCGRDHDSRSKACPRWLQMLEVSRYKRLNDVDLETAKAAVVASSKTPEGSDISSSNKEAIRRLNSALADATDSKGGRMRIEVLADKVEDASRNSGRAGDRKVYTVEELLKIGSRVKDAAKGTRSGQRPSTLGVAGRIARPFLKAVITVVGILGRLFDDIERACYRCLDKFQPNDDSLK